The following proteins are co-located in the Dyadobacter chenwenxiniae genome:
- a CDS encoding carbon-nitrogen hydrolase family protein — MESNKDNKTIENIELVFLKPEDYQEIKEMMIETYSSMPDAYWKEHHIKTLINIFHEGQVGIRVDNELAGCALSIIVDYEKIDSKHTYKAITGNYSFNTHTDKGDVLYGIDVFIRPKFRGLRLGRRLYDYRKELCEKLNLKGIVFGGRIPNFHQYSHSMSPKEYIEKVRNKDIHDPVLNFQLSNDFHPARILQGYLEGDKDSNEYAVLLEWDNVYYEKISDQAAFKKTIIRLGLIQWQMRLYSDFDELMQQVEYFVDAVSGYRCDFALFPEFFNAPLMSDYNHLSEPDAIRKLAEFTEKIVTRFSELAISYNINIITGSMPEVVDNSLYNVGYLCKRDGGVERFEKLHVTPDEAKVWGMQGGDTLKTFNTDCGKIGILICYDVEFPELSRILADEGMNILFVPFLTDTQNGYSRVRNCAQARAIENECYVAIAGSVGNLPKVHNMDIQYAQSMVFTPCDFSFPTNGIKAEATPNTEMILIADVDIDMLRELNQFGSVRNLKDRRTDIYSIIRKNETQNQ; from the coding sequence ATGGAATCAAACAAAGACAACAAGACAATTGAGAATATAGAGCTGGTTTTTCTAAAACCGGAGGATTACCAGGAGATCAAAGAGATGATGATTGAAACCTATTCCAGTATGCCCGATGCATATTGGAAAGAACATCATATCAAGACACTGATCAACATTTTTCATGAGGGGCAGGTGGGCATACGAGTCGATAATGAGCTGGCCGGGTGTGCATTATCCATTATTGTTGACTACGAAAAGATCGACTCCAAACATACCTATAAGGCGATAACGGGAAATTATAGTTTCAATACCCACACAGACAAAGGCGATGTTTTATATGGAATCGATGTATTCATTCGCCCCAAGTTTCGCGGGCTGCGGTTAGGCCGGCGTCTGTATGATTACAGGAAAGAGCTGTGTGAGAAACTAAATCTGAAAGGGATTGTATTTGGTGGCCGGATCCCGAATTTTCATCAATATTCCCATTCCATGTCCCCAAAGGAGTACATTGAAAAGGTGCGCAACAAGGACATTCACGATCCTGTATTAAATTTTCAGTTGTCCAACGATTTTCACCCTGCCAGGATATTGCAAGGCTATCTGGAGGGTGATAAGGATTCTAACGAATATGCCGTACTGCTGGAATGGGATAATGTTTATTATGAGAAAATCTCCGATCAGGCTGCCTTTAAAAAGACCATTATCAGGTTAGGCTTGATACAATGGCAAATGAGGTTGTACAGTGACTTCGACGAGCTGATGCAGCAGGTTGAATATTTTGTGGATGCAGTATCGGGTTACCGTTGTGATTTTGCACTGTTTCCCGAGTTTTTCAATGCCCCGTTGATGTCGGATTATAACCATCTTTCGGAACCGGACGCTATAAGAAAGCTCGCAGAATTTACCGAAAAAATCGTTACCCGCTTCTCTGAGCTTGCTATCTCCTACAATATTAACATCATTACCGGCAGCATGCCCGAGGTCGTTGACAACAGTCTCTATAATGTAGGCTACTTATGCAAAAGGGATGGCGGAGTCGAACGGTTCGAAAAATTACATGTAACCCCCGATGAAGCAAAAGTATGGGGCATGCAGGGTGGTGACACCCTGAAAACATTCAATACGGACTGCGGAAAAATAGGCATCCTGATTTGCTATGATGTAGAATTTCCTGAATTAAGCCGCATTCTGGCCGATGAAGGAATGAACATTTTATTTGTGCCCTTTCTGACCGACACTCAAAATGGCTATTCAAGGGTAAGGAACTGCGCCCAGGCAAGGGCGATTGAAAATGAATGTTATGTGGCCATCGCCGGCAGCGTCGGCAACTTGCCGAAAGTTCATAATATGGATATTCAATATGCCCAATCCATGGTTTTTACCCCCTGCGATTTTTCATTCCCTACTAACGGAATAAAAGCCGAAGCAACACCCAATACGGAAATGATTCTGATTGCAGACGTGGACATTGATATGCTGCGGGAATTGAATCAATTTGGAAGTGTTCGAAATTTAAAAGACAGAAGAACTGATATCTATTCCATAATACGCAAAAACGAGACCCAGAATCAATAG
- a CDS encoding DUF4142 domain-containing protein yields the protein MKIASTFMGLATIAMLWGCGSKTTETTDTTELADSTNEASADSAGTDSASALAEDDTEFAVAAANGGMAEVALSKIAGDKATDPKVKEFAKQMITDHSKANDELKALAASKNITLPSAPNEEKQKAAADLGAKSGSDFDKAYISQMKKDHEQTVKLFEDAQKEVKDAELKAFIDKTLPVIKAHAEHVKTLDKTK from the coding sequence ATGAAAATTGCATCAACCTTCATGGGACTGGCAACCATAGCAATGTTATGGGGCTGCGGGTCCAAAACGACCGAAACAACGGACACAACAGAGTTAGCCGACAGTACCAACGAGGCCAGCGCCGACAGCGCTGGCACAGACTCTGCATCTGCGCTTGCCGAAGATGACACAGAGTTTGCCGTAGCGGCAGCCAACGGCGGAATGGCCGAAGTTGCATTAAGTAAAATTGCAGGTGACAAAGCGACCGATCCGAAAGTAAAAGAATTTGCAAAACAAATGATAACAGATCATTCGAAAGCAAATGATGAGCTGAAAGCGCTTGCCGCCAGCAAAAATATCACCTTGCCTTCGGCACCCAATGAAGAAAAGCAAAAAGCAGCTGCTGATCTTGGGGCGAAGAGCGGAAGCGATTTTGACAAAGCGTACATATCACAGATGAAGAAAGATCACGAGCAAACTGTGAAGCTTTTTGAGGACGCGCAGAAAGAAGTGAAAGACGCAGAGCTAAAAGCTTTCATCGACAAAACCTTGCCGGTGATCAAAGCACATGCTGAACACGTAAAAACGCTTGATAAAACTAAATAA
- a CDS encoding alkaline phosphatase produces MNRRDFFTNGSAGLLAGHMSVFGGRNDVKAFAKGKQSAKNIIFMVSDGMSTGTLNMADLLLKRKQGQESAWMKLYSEQAGRRAFMETSSSSALVTDSAAGSSAWGGGRKVPNGNLNVNADGSFNKPILQKFKEAGKSVGCVTSVTITHATPAGFCINNKSRGDESEIAAQYLDLKFDVMMGGGAEFFLGEKRKDKVDLFTAYEKAGYVVARNRDAMLGLNSAQKPIMGIFCEGALPYSLDTFENPDLQKTVPTLAEMTRKTLDLLSKNQKGFAVQIEGGKVDWAAHSNDAGGLLYDQIAFDQAIQVALDFATKDKETLVIITTDHGNANPGLFGGDKQFDLLQKFRHTNNWILGDLSEMPTTSKLIERIEFAQGYAIKKAEAEKLLGLFGAKNESGLYIANKPVFRELALIQSHYTGIGWAGMDHSADYVELAMFGPGSEKLSPFVKNTDLHNFMLDLTGIARV; encoded by the coding sequence ATGAATAGAAGGGACTTTTTTACCAATGGTTCTGCCGGGCTTCTTGCCGGGCATATGTCGGTCTTCGGCGGGCGAAATGATGTTAAAGCCTTTGCCAAAGGCAAGCAGAGCGCCAAGAACATCATTTTTATGGTCAGTGACGGGATGAGTACCGGCACATTAAATATGGCGGACCTGCTTTTAAAACGCAAGCAAGGACAGGAAAGCGCCTGGATGAAGTTATATAGCGAGCAAGCTGGTCGCCGCGCATTCATGGAAACTTCTTCTTCGAGCGCGCTGGTAACCGACTCGGCAGCCGGGAGTTCGGCCTGGGGTGGCGGGCGAAAAGTGCCAAACGGTAACCTGAATGTGAATGCGGATGGCAGCTTCAACAAACCCATTTTACAGAAATTCAAAGAAGCCGGAAAATCGGTGGGCTGTGTAACTTCGGTCACCATTACACATGCGACACCGGCAGGTTTTTGCATCAATAACAAGTCCCGCGGCGATGAATCCGAGATTGCTGCCCAATACCTGGACCTGAAATTCGATGTGATGATGGGCGGCGGCGCTGAGTTTTTTCTCGGCGAAAAACGAAAGGACAAAGTGGATCTGTTTACAGCCTATGAGAAAGCAGGCTATGTGGTAGCCCGAAACCGTGACGCAATGTTAGGGCTCAACAGTGCCCAGAAACCAATTATGGGCATATTCTGCGAAGGTGCACTCCCCTACTCGCTGGATACATTTGAGAATCCTGACTTGCAAAAAACAGTCCCTACTCTGGCAGAGATGACCCGCAAAACGCTTGATCTCTTGTCCAAAAACCAAAAAGGATTCGCCGTTCAGATCGAAGGCGGAAAAGTGGATTGGGCGGCGCATTCCAACGATGCGGGCGGTCTGTTATACGACCAGATTGCGTTCGATCAGGCCATACAAGTTGCCTTGGATTTTGCCACAAAAGATAAGGAGACCCTGGTAATAATCACAACCGACCACGGTAACGCCAATCCCGGGCTATTTGGAGGCGATAAGCAATTTGATCTGCTGCAAAAATTCAGGCATACCAACAACTGGATACTGGGCGATCTTAGTGAAATGCCTACCACGTCAAAGCTCATCGAGCGCATCGAATTCGCGCAAGGTTATGCGATCAAAAAAGCAGAAGCGGAAAAGCTTTTGGGATTGTTTGGAGCAAAAAACGAAAGCGGCCTCTACATTGCCAACAAACCTGTTTTCCGCGAATTAGCCTTAATCCAAAGTCACTATACAGGAATTGGCTGGGCAGGTATGGACCACTCCGCCGATTATGTGGAACTGGCTATGTTCGGGCCAGGAAGTGAGAAACTCAGCCCATTTGTAAAAAATACAGATCTTCACAATTTCATGCTCGATCTGACAGGTATAGCCCGCGTTTGA
- a CDS encoding winged helix-turn-helix transcriptional regulator, protein MLTKGGCPKTALSIKDALEALEGRWKLLILFSLSGSSKRFKQLSKEVPGITDKTLSKELKNLEANKLITRSVYDTFPPTVEYAITEHGRSLENVLEALHYWGLAHRAVVIEEKDVVG, encoded by the coding sequence ATGTTAACCAAGGGTGGTTGTCCCAAAACGGCACTTTCGATAAAAGATGCGCTAGAAGCCCTGGAAGGGCGTTGGAAGTTGCTGATTCTATTCTCCTTATCTGGTTCAAGCAAGCGATTTAAGCAGCTTTCAAAGGAAGTGCCTGGCATTACAGATAAGACATTATCAAAAGAGCTTAAAAACCTGGAAGCCAACAAGCTGATCACCAGAAGCGTTTACGACACTTTTCCGCCGACCGTTGAATATGCAATTACAGAGCACGGCAGATCGCTGGAGAATGTACTTGAAGCATTGCATTACTGGGGTCTGGCGCACCGCGCGGTGGTGATTGAAGAAAAGGATGTCGTGGGTTAG
- a CDS encoding DoxX family protein, with product MEKKQIKFRRINTLLWSLQIILAATFLSGGFIKLFTPADQLSRMWPWTTGNPLLVTIAGLADTLAGIGILLPRILRIWPVLTLYTSYGIILLMVVAIIFHVSRGEVSQLGINFAVTLITVMVIFLWKYSRKDY from the coding sequence ATGGAAAAGAAACAGATAAAATTCAGGAGAATCAACACACTGCTATGGTCGTTGCAGATCATTTTGGCAGCAACGTTTTTATCGGGCGGGTTTATTAAACTTTTTACACCGGCTGATCAGCTTTCCAGGATGTGGCCCTGGACTACGGGAAATCCTTTACTTGTAACAATTGCGGGCCTGGCCGACACGCTTGCCGGTATCGGCATACTGCTTCCGCGGATACTTCGCATATGGCCGGTCTTGACGTTATATACCAGCTACGGCATCATTTTGCTGATGGTCGTAGCCATTATTTTTCACGTGTCCAGAGGTGAAGTTTCGCAACTCGGGATCAATTTTGCAGTAACATTGATAACTGTAATGGTGATATTTCTCTGGAAATATTCAAGGAAAGACTACTGA
- a CDS encoding RES family NAD+ phosphorylase, which translates to MPERSISNPSSNSQILAYRLVKERFSDTPLSTEGARKYGGRWNPAGIGILYTSASPELALLEQLVHLPSLPYPDLPKLFLITIALPTEPKIFEKLPFDWQKNDNYDVNHQLLANWLTDPDVMALKIPSAVVAESYNFLLHPLHPDYQKIEVISTHPFNIDSRLWRS; encoded by the coding sequence ATGCCTGAGCGTAGTATTTCAAATCCCAGTTCAAATAGTCAAATCTTGGCTTATCGCTTGGTGAAAGAGCGATTTTCGGACACGCCGTTGTCAACTGAAGGTGCTCGCAAGTATGGTGGCCGGTGGAATCCTGCTGGCATTGGTATTCTCTATACTTCCGCAAGTCCAGAACTGGCATTACTGGAACAGCTGGTACATTTACCTTCTTTACCCTACCCGGATCTTCCTAAATTATTTTTAATCACCATAGCTTTGCCAACAGAACCAAAAATTTTTGAAAAGCTCCCGTTCGATTGGCAGAAGAATGACAACTATGATGTAAATCATCAATTACTTGCAAATTGGCTGACAGATCCAGATGTGATGGCGTTAAAAATCCCGTCAGCGGTGGTTGCGGAGTCATACAATTTCCTCCTTCACCCACTTCATCCCGACTATCAGAAAATTGAAGTTATTAGTACACATCCCTTTAATATAGATTCTCGCCTATGGAGAAGTTAA
- the parS gene encoding type II RES/Xre toxin-antitoxin system antitoxin, protein MDLFLDTSFSCESFAVIERVRAGILRGKADEVAGKIGLTDKEMAPILNMSERTLHRLRPDALLDTNSSERLLLLEQLLAHGLDVFDGRLDVLGRWLRTPLSELHQQTPLTILDTTTGFGMVHNVLGRIEHGIYA, encoded by the coding sequence ATGGATTTATTCTTAGATACCAGTTTTTCTTGTGAGAGCTTTGCAGTTATTGAGCGAGTCCGTGCCGGGATTCTCCGAGGGAAAGCGGATGAAGTTGCCGGGAAAATAGGATTGACAGATAAAGAAATGGCTCCCATTCTTAATATGTCCGAGCGTACTTTGCACCGGCTTCGCCCTGACGCATTATTAGACACTAATTCCTCCGAACGGCTATTGTTGCTGGAACAACTCCTTGCACATGGCCTTGATGTCTTCGATGGTAGACTAGATGTACTGGGACGGTGGTTAAGGACGCCATTATCAGAGTTACATCAACAAACTCCGCTTACCATTCTGGATACTACCACAGGTTTTGGTATGGTGCACAATGTGCTGGGGCGTATCGAACATGGCATTTATGCCTGA
- a CDS encoding alpha/beta fold hydrolase: MPILLLALLLTNLSTLAFLGLEIYLGRQWYIHKDIIGDHDYAQRCLIGAIALLIFMIFGKGLIRLLLSKSSKGIEEPKAERLKDQMKIQRPDGSIINIEQGGVKGKQTIVFIHGWNSNSMQWYYQKKYFAGNYHLVLMDHPGLGRSKRADNKDFSLKKLAADLDAVIDKSGAKDPILWGHSMGGMTILTFCKIYKHKLPTIKGIILEHTTFTNPTRTSILSKLLTTIQNPVLKPICWLMVALSPLLWISRWMSYFNGNMLIMTRFLTFAGTQTGKQLDFASRLAAMAPPAVTGRGVLAMFEYDATDTLAQIQIPTLVIGANKDRLTKPEASIKMNQSIPGSQLLILQPAGHMGFVERHQEVNEAVSQFISSQTTSPIDLRSL, from the coding sequence ATGCCAATATTACTACTTGCCTTACTTCTTACCAACCTCTCCACCCTTGCATTCTTGGGCCTTGAAATTTATTTAGGCCGTCAGTGGTATATACATAAGGATATCATCGGGGATCATGATTATGCCCAGCGCTGTTTGATTGGTGCAATTGCATTACTCATTTTTATGATATTCGGTAAGGGACTGATCCGCCTCCTGTTGAGCAAAAGCAGCAAGGGTATCGAAGAACCAAAGGCAGAACGTCTTAAAGACCAAATGAAAATCCAAAGGCCGGATGGGAGTATAATTAACATTGAGCAGGGAGGGGTTAAAGGCAAACAGACCATTGTCTTTATCCATGGCTGGAATTCAAACAGCATGCAGTGGTATTATCAAAAAAAGTATTTTGCCGGTAATTATCACCTTGTGCTGATGGATCACCCCGGTTTGGGCAGGTCCAAACGTGCAGATAACAAAGATTTCAGTTTGAAAAAGCTGGCTGCCGACCTGGATGCAGTGATAGACAAGTCTGGTGCCAAAGATCCGATTTTGTGGGGTCATAGCATGGGCGGGATGACTATCTTGACGTTTTGCAAGATCTACAAACATAAATTGCCCACCATCAAAGGGATCATTCTGGAACACACCACATTTACCAACCCTACCAGAACATCGATCCTGAGCAAATTATTGACAACCATCCAAAATCCGGTTTTAAAGCCAATTTGCTGGCTTATGGTGGCACTTTCTCCCCTACTATGGATAAGCAGATGGATGAGCTACTTCAATGGCAATATGTTGATCATGACCCGGTTCCTCACCTTTGCAGGGACCCAGACAGGGAAACAGCTCGATTTTGCCAGTCGGCTTGCCGCTATGGCACCTCCGGCAGTTACAGGCAGGGGCGTTCTGGCCATGTTTGAATATGATGCTACTGACACGCTTGCCCAGATTCAAATTCCAACACTCGTCATTGGGGCAAATAAAGACCGTTTGACCAAGCCCGAAGCAAGCATCAAGATGAACCAAAGCATCCCTGGCTCACAGCTTTTAATCCTGCAACCGGCAGGGCACATGGGGTTTGTCGAACGGCACCAGGAAGTTAATGAAGCTGTAAGCCAGTTCATTTCCTCCCAAACAACCTCGCCAATAGATCTTCGGTCCCTTTAG
- a CDS encoding GNAT family N-acetyltransferase, whose protein sequence is MPKIHLRAAELADKSALQMLYKRTIDNTCVHDYDQQQRDAWKRGTENESRWNQAICEQFFIIAEIDGEIVGFGSLKNGYYIDFMYADPGHLRQGVGLAIYKLLEGEAKDRGTLVLTSDVSKTATPFFEKQGFSIIRENHNLIRGVLVTNYHMRKTLIGEI, encoded by the coding sequence ATGCCTAAAATCCATTTACGCGCCGCCGAACTTGCAGACAAAAGTGCATTGCAAATGTTGTACAAGCGAACCATTGACAACACTTGTGTACACGACTATGACCAACAACAGCGCGACGCTTGGAAACGTGGCACAGAAAATGAATCCCGATGGAATCAAGCGATTTGCGAACAATTTTTTATCATCGCAGAGATAGACGGTGAAATTGTTGGCTTCGGCTCCCTGAAAAATGGGTACTACATCGACTTTATGTATGCTGACCCGGGCCACCTGCGGCAGGGCGTGGGTCTGGCCATTTATAAGCTGCTTGAAGGAGAAGCCAAAGACAGGGGAACCCTGGTATTGACCTCTGATGTAAGCAAAACAGCTACTCCTTTTTTCGAAAAGCAGGGTTTCTCTATTATTCGAGAAAATCACAATCTGATTCGAGGTGTACTGGTAACAAACTACCATATGCGAAAGACCCTTATTGGTGAAATCTAA
- a CDS encoding S41 family peptidase, which produces MKTDKTPLILILSLIMCLPLSAQQKPSEPNQVLTDQIKGDLISQLAGALRTKYVFEGKADTIANVIVSKFESGAYNNILQGTELASAVTADLLLLSGDKHLRLRYSEKVIPETADNDPMKIPTDQKLAYATELKNSNYGIGKIEVLAGNVGLISFNFFCAPEFSGDTYASAMNYLAHTDALIIDLRKCRGSASIDATPFLSSYLFETPVHLYDLWWRQDSRTMQVWTYAHVPGTKYVKKPVYVLTSFATFSGAEQLAYDLQALKRAKIVGAATSGGANPGGDIRLTDHFSAFMPIGRPINPLTKTNWEGKGVMPDVAVAPARALSTAHGIVLSELEKQTTDDSRQQQIKKIRQNLEQSTMPLKMVNFHLDGYQSAREVFVVGSFNDWTPKANPMRRTNNGWELQTEADSGKTVYQFIIDGKWIFDPKNPRQAFDGLNSGSLREIQ; this is translated from the coding sequence ATGAAGACAGACAAAACACCTCTAATCCTGATACTTTCGCTGATAATGTGTTTACCATTATCAGCACAGCAAAAACCCAGTGAACCTAATCAGGTACTAACCGACCAGATTAAGGGAGATTTGATTTCACAGCTTGCGGGCGCTCTCCGAACGAAGTATGTGTTCGAAGGGAAAGCCGACACCATTGCTAACGTCATTGTATCGAAGTTTGAATCGGGAGCATACAATAACATTTTACAGGGAACAGAGCTTGCTTCGGCAGTAACGGCAGACCTGCTGCTACTCAGTGGCGACAAGCACCTCAGGCTACGTTATTCGGAGAAAGTAATACCTGAAACTGCTGACAATGACCCGATGAAAATCCCAACTGATCAAAAGCTTGCTTACGCAACCGAGTTGAAAAACAGCAACTACGGCATAGGTAAAATCGAGGTACTTGCAGGCAATGTTGGCCTGATCAGTTTCAACTTTTTTTGTGCGCCTGAGTTTTCCGGCGACACCTACGCATCTGCTATGAATTACCTTGCACACACCGATGCATTGATCATTGATTTAAGAAAGTGCCGTGGCAGCGCTTCGATTGACGCGACCCCGTTTCTTAGCAGCTATTTATTTGAAACGCCGGTGCACCTGTATGACCTCTGGTGGAGACAGGATAGCCGCACAATGCAGGTGTGGACATATGCGCATGTGCCCGGAACGAAGTATGTTAAAAAGCCAGTGTATGTGCTGACGAGTTTTGCTACATTTTCAGGCGCTGAGCAATTAGCCTACGATCTGCAAGCGCTTAAAAGGGCTAAAATCGTAGGCGCGGCAACTTCCGGCGGAGCAAACCCTGGCGGGGACATCAGACTTACGGACCATTTTAGCGCTTTTATGCCAATAGGAAGACCCATTAATCCGCTAACAAAAACCAACTGGGAGGGTAAAGGTGTAATGCCTGACGTAGCAGTAGCGCCTGCGCGCGCATTAAGTACGGCCCATGGGATAGTTCTGTCCGAACTTGAAAAGCAGACAACCGACGATTCCAGGCAGCAGCAAATTAAAAAAATCCGTCAGAATCTTGAACAATCTACGATGCCGTTGAAAATGGTGAACTTTCACCTGGATGGGTATCAATCTGCCCGCGAAGTGTTTGTTGTCGGTTCCTTTAACGACTGGACTCCGAAAGCCAATCCAATGCGACGAACCAACAATGGCTGGGAGCTTCAAACAGAAGCAGATTCCGGAAAGACTGTTTATCAGTTCATTATAGACGGAAAATGGATTTTTGATCCAAAGAACCCGCGACAAGCATTTGATGGATTAAACTCAGGATCTCTGCGAGAAATACAGTGA
- a CDS encoding cupin domain-containing protein produces MQKQIIFILLLTMIYINSTAQQAVGRKDLLSVTLGIQSVDKVQIKEITLSAGQHAPLHQHPCPVVGYVAEGSLIYQIQGQPAQTLNQGDAFYEPANTAIARFDNALADKPLKFIAFYLTNGEQSLIQILPASND; encoded by the coding sequence ATGCAAAAACAAATCATCTTCATTCTCCTGTTGACCATGATATATATCAATTCAACCGCACAGCAAGCAGTTGGCCGCAAAGATCTATTATCCGTCACACTTGGGATTCAGTCGGTTGACAAGGTTCAAATAAAGGAAATTACGTTGAGCGCGGGTCAGCATGCGCCACTCCATCAGCACCCGTGCCCTGTGGTCGGTTATGTAGCCGAAGGCAGTCTTATCTATCAAATTCAAGGGCAGCCGGCCCAAACACTCAATCAAGGTGACGCTTTTTATGAACCTGCAAATACGGCCATTGCGCGTTTTGACAATGCATTGGCTGACAAACCATTAAAATTTATTGCTTTCTATCTGACCAACGGAGAACAATCGCTGATACAGATACTGCCAGCATCGAACGACTAA